A part of Acetonema longum DSM 6540 genomic DNA contains:
- a CDS encoding class I SAM-dependent methyltransferase, giving the protein MIREFFDDYKSYSPANTQQEIYFIMQVLNLPAAARILDLYCGYGRHAIQLAKNGFRVTGVDPTQAFLDIARQKAREEMAELEFQQYDMRCLDFHQKFDAVINMFATFGYFSDEENLNVLKLIAQSLQSKGVLLMDLLNRDWMVRNNLNRYWRHPGGDYVVSYKVELQNGVAVMKREITNQNTGVKTKYEFFLRSYSLPELDLIMQASGFHIVNAYGNFDNEPYSPDSPRMIVLAEKTV; this is encoded by the coding sequence ATGATACGGGAATTTTTTGACGATTATAAGTCTTATTCTCCTGCTAATACCCAGCAAGAGATTTACTTTATTATGCAGGTGCTGAATCTGCCCGCAGCAGCCCGGATATTGGATTTATATTGCGGTTATGGCCGTCACGCCATACAACTGGCCAAGAACGGATTTCGCGTTACCGGTGTGGATCCCACGCAGGCGTTTTTGGACATTGCCCGTCAAAAAGCCCGTGAGGAAATGGCGGAGCTTGAATTTCAACAGTATGATATGCGTTGTTTAGACTTTCATCAGAAATTTGATGCAGTCATTAACATGTTTGCTACTTTTGGTTATTTTTCCGATGAAGAAAACTTAAATGTCCTAAAATTGATTGCCCAATCCCTGCAATCAAAAGGGGTGCTGTTGATGGACCTGTTGAACCGGGATTGGATGGTCCGCAACAATTTAAATCGATATTGGCGCCATCCCGGCGGTGATTATGTCGTATCCTACAAAGTGGAATTGCAAAATGGCGTGGCTGTCATGAAACGAGAAATAACCAATCAAAATACCGGCGTCAAGACAAAGTATGAATTCTTTCTTCGCTCTTATTCACTGCCGGAACTCGATCTAATTATGCAGGCGAGCGGATTTCATATTGTAAATGCCTATGGCAATTTTGACAATGAACCGTATAGCCCGGACTCGCCGCGTATGATCGTCCTGGCGGAAAAAACAGTTTGA
- a CDS encoding patatin-like phospholipase family protein → MEKRPTPYKKRRRVGLALSGGSLRGVSHIGVLKVLEENRIPIDMIAGTSSGAIVAALYASGYTVAEMRTLVKSVSLPELIDIHIKMPGFMKKEVKSFVHDQLRFISSLPMGLISGVKIDRLFTGLWQNRTVKDTVIPLAITAVDVYSGDTVFFVTPLNNRRKIENARYYIQTMIADAVRASISIPGIFLPKEYGDMLLVDGAVKNNLPTDILHQMGADFIIGVDLGYDGRPNHDIHSMTDILMQCIQIMGREVTLLKSKEYAHVIIRPDTGSLNHSDLSAEQRIDELILCGEQAAKNKLSELQSKLFM, encoded by the coding sequence GTGGAGAAAAGGCCAACGCCATACAAAAAACGGAGAAGGGTGGGGCTGGCGCTAAGCGGAGGCTCTCTCCGGGGAGTTTCTCATATTGGCGTTCTCAAAGTACTGGAAGAAAACCGCATCCCAATCGATATGATCGCCGGGACTAGTTCCGGCGCCATTGTTGCAGCTTTATACGCTTCTGGTTATACGGTGGCTGAGATGAGAACATTGGTCAAATCTGTGTCACTGCCGGAACTCATTGATATTCATATTAAGATGCCTGGTTTTATGAAAAAAGAGGTCAAGAGCTTTGTTCATGATCAGCTGCGGTTTATTTCCTCCCTGCCCATGGGGTTAATCAGCGGCGTCAAAATCGATAGGCTATTCACCGGATTATGGCAAAACCGCACAGTCAAGGACACTGTAATTCCGCTGGCCATTACCGCGGTTGATGTATATTCCGGCGATACGGTATTCTTTGTTACACCTTTGAACAATAGACGAAAAATCGAAAATGCCAGATACTACATTCAAACTATGATTGCCGACGCTGTTCGCGCCAGCATTTCCATTCCGGGAATATTCCTGCCGAAGGAATATGGTGATATGTTATTAGTAGACGGAGCGGTAAAAAACAACTTGCCTACTGATATTCTGCATCAAATGGGGGCGGATTTTATTATTGGCGTAGATTTGGGATATGACGGCCGACCCAACCACGACATTCATTCAATGACGGATATTTTAATGCAATGCATACAGATCATGGGAAGAGAAGTAACCCTGTTAAAAAGCAAAGAGTATGCTCATGTGATCATTCGGCCCGATACCGGCAGTCTTAATCACTCTGATCTCTCAGCGGAACAAAGAATCGACGAACTGATCCTTTGCGGCGAACAGGCTGCAAAGAACAAACTATCAGAGTTGCAGAGCAAGCTGTTTATGTAG
- a CDS encoding DJ-1/PfpI family protein has product MITIGILIFPQVEELDFVGPFEVLSYVNKIKPDSTNVILVAETIEPIRAFNGMRILPDVTLTDCPSLDIILTPGGKGRLAAMKSVAIKHFIQEQMKTVKYVASVCTGAFLLAEAGLLTGKKATTYHTTFRELESYSVQVVSSKVVQDGNIITSGGVSSGLELGFYLLKELFGLNVSQEVARKIEYDIDVTTL; this is encoded by the coding sequence ATGATAACCATAGGCATACTCATATTCCCTCAGGTTGAAGAACTGGATTTTGTAGGACCGTTTGAAGTTTTGAGTTACGTGAATAAAATAAAACCTGATAGTACTAATGTGATTCTGGTGGCGGAAACTATCGAGCCAATCCGCGCCTTTAACGGAATGAGAATCCTTCCGGATGTGACTCTCACCGACTGCCCTTCCCTCGATATTATATTAACTCCGGGCGGCAAAGGCAGATTAGCGGCTATGAAAAGCGTAGCAATTAAACATTTCATTCAAGAACAAATGAAAACCGTTAAATACGTTGCCTCTGTTTGTACCGGAGCATTTTTACTGGCGGAGGCCGGTCTGCTTACAGGAAAAAAAGCCACCACTTACCACACGACATTTCGTGAATTAGAATCTTATTCTGTCCAAGTCGTTTCCTCGAAAGTAGTGCAGGACGGAAACATCATTACCTCTGGCGGAGTAAGCTCGGGATTAGAGTTAGGTTTCTATTTGTTGAAAGAATTATTTGGATTAAATGTTTCACAGGAGGTGGCCCGCAAAATAGAGTATGACATTGATGTAACCACTCTATAA